From Macrobrachium rosenbergii isolate ZJJX-2024 chromosome 22, ASM4041242v1, whole genome shotgun sequence, the proteins below share one genomic window:
- the Idh3g gene encoding isocitrate dehydrogenase [NAD] subunit gamma, mitochondrial isoform X2, with amino-acid sequence MTSVSRTLQVLSKIKPLLQGSKAAATQAPNFSQKRTFTAAKPFPVAQYGGRFTVTMVPGDGIGPEMMGYVQNIFRYAGVPVDFEEIQLTKDSSDDDFNNALICIKRNGVALKGSIESKYGDNVSTLSRNVALRTELDLFANVLHCKSYPGVRSKYSDVDIILVRQNTEGEYAMLEHENVKGVIECLKIITRSESERLAKYAFEYALKYGRKKVTIVHKANIMKLSDGLFLQTCRDVAKNYPDIEFSDMIVDNTCMQLVSKPQQFDVVVMPNLYGNVVSNIICGLVGGAGLISGRNYGDHFAVFEPGTRNTGTAIAGRNIANPVAMLVASCDMLEHLGLQDHANLILNAIYKTLNVDMIHTQDLGGQATSLDVIQNVIKSIRDSTASAK; translated from the exons ATGACATCTGTCAGCCGGACTCTGCAGGTTTTGTCGAAAATAAAACCTCTCCTTCAAGGATCTAAAGCTGCGGCGACACAG GCACCAAATTTTTCACAAAAGAGGACATTCACAGCG GCAAAACCCTTCCCTGTTGCTCAATATGGAGGCCGCTTCACAGTCACTATGGTCCCTGGAGATGGAATTGGACCAGAAATGATGGGTTATGTTCAAAATATATTCAG atatgctGGTGTACCTGTGGATTTTGAGGAAATTCAGTTAACCAAGGATTCatctgatgatgattttaataatgCACTGATCTGCATTAAAAGAAATGGAGTAGCCCTTAAAG GCAGCATAGAGAGCAAGTATGGCGACAACGTTTCTACTTTGTCACGCAATGTTGCCCTCAGGACTGAACTAGACCTCTTTGCAAATGTTTTACATTGCAAATCTTATCCTGGCGTGCGTTCAAAATACAGTGATGTTGACATTATTTTAGTTCGCCAGAATACTGAAGGAGAGTATGCCATGTTGGAACATGAG AACGTGAAAGGTGTGATTGAGTGTTTGAAAATCATCACAAGAAGTGAATCTGAAAGACTTGCGAAGTATGCCTTTGAATATGCACTGAAATATGGGCGTAAGAAAGTCACTATAGTCCACAAGGCAAATATCAT GAAGTTGTCAGATGGACTGTTTCTGCAAACTTGCAGAGATGTTGCCAAAAACTATCCTGACATCGAGTTCAGTGATATGATAGTTGATAACACTTGTATGCAGCTCGTTTCAAAACCACAGCAGTTTGATGTGGTGGTTATGCCCAACTTATATGGCAATGTTGTTTCAAACATTATATGTGGACTTGTTGGAGGAGCTGGATTGATTTCTGGTAGAAACTATGGTGACCAT tttgcAGTCTTTGAACCAGGTACTAGGAATACGGGAACTGCAATAGCAGGACGAAACATTGCAAACCCAGTGGCTATGTTGGTTGCATCTTGTGACATGTTAGAACATTTAGGTCTCCAGGACCATGCAAATTTGATATTGAATGCAATTTATAAGACATTAAATGTGGATATGATTCACACTCAAG
- the Idh3g gene encoding isocitrate dehydrogenase [NAD] subunit gamma, mitochondrial isoform X1 codes for MTSVSRTLQVLSKIKPLLQGSKAAATQAPNFSQKRTFTAAKPFPVAQYGGRFTVTMVPGDGIGPEMMGYVQNIFRYAGVPVDFEEIQLTKDSSDDDFNNALICIKRNGVALKGSIESKYGDNVSTLSRNVALRTELDLFANVLHCKSYPGVRSKYSDVDIILVRQNTEGEYAMLEHENVKGVIECLKIITRSESERLAKYAFEYALKYGRKKVTIVHKANIMKLSDGLFLQTCRDVAKNYPDIEFSDMIVDNTCMQLVSKPQQFDVVVMPNLYGNVVSNIICGLVGGAGLISGRNYGDHFAVFEPGTRNTGTAIAGRNIANPVAMLVASCDMLEHLGLQDHANLILNAIYKTLNVDMIHTQDLGGQATSLDVIQNVIKSIRDSTASAKW; via the exons ATGACATCTGTCAGCCGGACTCTGCAGGTTTTGTCGAAAATAAAACCTCTCCTTCAAGGATCTAAAGCTGCGGCGACACAG GCACCAAATTTTTCACAAAAGAGGACATTCACAGCG GCAAAACCCTTCCCTGTTGCTCAATATGGAGGCCGCTTCACAGTCACTATGGTCCCTGGAGATGGAATTGGACCAGAAATGATGGGTTATGTTCAAAATATATTCAG atatgctGGTGTACCTGTGGATTTTGAGGAAATTCAGTTAACCAAGGATTCatctgatgatgattttaataatgCACTGATCTGCATTAAAAGAAATGGAGTAGCCCTTAAAG GCAGCATAGAGAGCAAGTATGGCGACAACGTTTCTACTTTGTCACGCAATGTTGCCCTCAGGACTGAACTAGACCTCTTTGCAAATGTTTTACATTGCAAATCTTATCCTGGCGTGCGTTCAAAATACAGTGATGTTGACATTATTTTAGTTCGCCAGAATACTGAAGGAGAGTATGCCATGTTGGAACATGAG AACGTGAAAGGTGTGATTGAGTGTTTGAAAATCATCACAAGAAGTGAATCTGAAAGACTTGCGAAGTATGCCTTTGAATATGCACTGAAATATGGGCGTAAGAAAGTCACTATAGTCCACAAGGCAAATATCAT GAAGTTGTCAGATGGACTGTTTCTGCAAACTTGCAGAGATGTTGCCAAAAACTATCCTGACATCGAGTTCAGTGATATGATAGTTGATAACACTTGTATGCAGCTCGTTTCAAAACCACAGCAGTTTGATGTGGTGGTTATGCCCAACTTATATGGCAATGTTGTTTCAAACATTATATGTGGACTTGTTGGAGGAGCTGGATTGATTTCTGGTAGAAACTATGGTGACCAT tttgcAGTCTTTGAACCAGGTACTAGGAATACGGGAACTGCAATAGCAGGACGAAACATTGCAAACCCAGTGGCTATGTTGGTTGCATCTTGTGACATGTTAGAACATTTAGGTCTCCAGGACCATGCAAATTTGATATTGAATGCAATTTATAAGACATTAAATGTGGATATGATTCACACTCAAG